The Sphingopyxis sp. YR583 DNA segment CGGCAATGGTGCTTCGTGCGGCGAACTGATTTTCGCGCCAAGGATGGGTGCGACGGGCGAAGGCGACGGCTATGCCATGACCCTCGTCCACCGCGCCGGCGCGGCGACGAGCGAGCTTGCGATCTTCGACGCGCTCGACATCGCGGCGGGGCCGGTCGCAACGGTGCATGTCCCGTTCCGCGTGCCGTCGGGTTTCCATTGCAATTTCTATGCGGCGGACTCCATGCTCTATCGGCAGGCGCTCGGCGCAGCATAGGGAGAGAGGGGCGGTGAAGGTCGCAGCATTTGAACGCGTCGCCGACGTCGCGCGGCGCAATGGCCAGGAACGTCCCGACAAGATCCTGTTTCATTTCGAAGGGCGCGCAACCAGCTATGCCGACTTCGATACGAACAGCAATCGTGCGGCCAACGCCCTGATCGCGATCGGGCTGAAACCCGACGACCGCGTTGCCTATCTCGGCAAGAACGGCGACCTCTATTTCGAACTGGTGATGGCAGTCGCCAAAGCTGGCGGCGTGATGACCCCGGTCAACTGGCGCCTCGCAGTGCCCGAGATCGCGTGGATCATCGACAATTGCGGCGCGCGCATATTGTGCGTCGGACCCGAGTTCACCGAGCTGGTCGCGGCGAACCGCGGCGCGTTTCCGGGGATCGAACATGTGATCGCGGTCGAGGGCGACTACCAGGCCTGGCGCGACAGCTTTCCCGCCACCGATCCCGACGTCCCGCGCGGCGAGAGCGACGCGGTGATCCAGATGTACACCTCGGGCACCACCGGCAAGCCCAAGGGCGCGGTGCTGACCAACGGATCGGTGCTGCGCTCGAAGCTCGACCGCGATCCCGCGCTGCAGGCCGATTGGGAACGCTGGGACGAGGATGACGTCGGCCTCGTCGCGATGCCCTGTTTCCATATCGGCGGCACCGGTTACGGCGTCACCGTGATGACCAACGGCGCGACCGGGGTGATCACGCGCGAGTTCGATCCGGGCGGGGTGCTCGACCTGATCGAAGCCTATGGCATTTCGAAAATCTTCATGGTCCCGGCGGCGATGCAGATCATCGTCAATCAACCACGCGCGCGCGAGGTCGATTTCTCGCGCCTCCGCCACATCGCCTATGGCGCGTCGCCGATCCCGCTCGACCTGCTGCGCCAGTGTATCGACGTCTTTCAATGCGGTTTCGTCCAGATGTACGGGATGACCGAGACGTCGGGCACGATCGCCGCGCTGCCGCCCGAGGACCATGACCCCGCGGGCAACGAGCGCATGCGCTCGATCGGCAAGCCGCTGCGCGGGGTCGAGATGCAGGTGATCGATACCGACGGCAATGTCCTGCCCCCGCGCGAAATCGGCGAGATCGCGATCCGCACGCAGGCGAATATGCGCGAATATTGGGGCCGGCCCGAAGCGACGGCGGAGACGATCGACGCGGGCGGCTGGCTGCGCACCGGCGACGCCGGCTACACCGACGAGGCCGGCTATTTCTACCTCCACGACCGGGTGAAGGACATGATCATCTCGGGCGGCGAGAATGTCTATCCGGCCGAAGTCGAGAATGCGATCTATGGACACCCCGCGGTCGCCGACGTCGCGGTCGTCGGCGTGCCCGATGACAAATGGGGCGAGGCGGTGAAGGCCTGCGTCGTGCTGCGCGAGGGCGCGAGCGGCGACGCCGGCGAGATCATCGGTTGGGCGCGCGAGCGGATCGCGGGGTATAAATGTCCGAAATCGGTCGATTTCATCCCAGCGCTGCCGCGCAATCCGTCAGGCAAGATTTTGCGCCGCGAACTGCGCGCACCCTATTGGGAAGGGCGCGAGCGGCAGATCAGCTAGCTTGCAATTTCGCCATCGCGGCGCCGACCGCGGCGGCGATGTCATGCTCCTGCGGGTTGCCGCGCAGCGCCAGCCCGCCGTTCGGCTGCAGATTCTCGCCGGTCACGAAGGCTTCGTCGCTTGCGAGCCACAGGCAAGCGTTCGCCACATCCTGCGACGTGTTGAGCCGCCCCAGCGGATAACGCGGCAGGAAAGCATCGACCAATCCCGGCGTCGCGAACGCCCCCTCGGTCATCGGCGACTCGGTGAACGCAGGCGATACGATGTTCGCCCTTATCCCCGCCGCCCCGAAATCATTGGCGACGCAGCGGATCAGCGCCTCCGACCCCGTCTTGGTGCCGATATAGGCCGCATGATTGCTGATCGGTGAGCGCGTCGTCGCCGAGGAAATCTGGATGATCGACCCGCCGGTCGGATCGTTCGCCAGCATCGCGCCGACGAACGCCTGCAGGAAATGATGCACCCCGGTGAATTGCAGCGCGACGATGCTCGCGAGTTCTTCTTCGGTCACATCGAGCAACGGCTTGAGCAGCCCCCAGCCGCTGGCGTTGAGCGCGACATCGACCCCGCCCATTTTCGCCTTCGCGGCATCGGCCAGCGCAAAGACCGACGCCTTGTTGGTGATGTCGCAGAGCGCGGCATGGCCGTCGATCTCGCCCGCAAGCGCTTCGAGCGGTTCCGCCTTGCGCCCCGCGACCATCACCGTCGCGCCCTCGCGCGCGAACAGC contains these protein-coding regions:
- a CDS encoding SDR family NAD(P)-dependent oxidoreductase; translation: MGRLAGKRAVIIGAASTGNMAQVTARLFAREGATVMVAGRKAEPLEALAGEIDGHAALCDITNKASVFALADAAKAKMGGVDVALNASGWGLLKPLLDVTEEELASIVALQFTGVHHFLQAFVGAMLANDPTGGSIIQISSATTRSPISNHAAYIGTKTGSEALIRCVANDFGAAGIRANIVSPAFTESPMTEGAFATPGLVDAFLPRYPLGRLNTSQDVANACLWLASDEAFVTGENLQPNGGLALRGNPQEHDIAAAVGAAMAKLQAS
- a CDS encoding fatty acid--CoA ligase; protein product: MKVAAFERVADVARRNGQERPDKILFHFEGRATSYADFDTNSNRAANALIAIGLKPDDRVAYLGKNGDLYFELVMAVAKAGGVMTPVNWRLAVPEIAWIIDNCGARILCVGPEFTELVAANRGAFPGIEHVIAVEGDYQAWRDSFPATDPDVPRGESDAVIQMYTSGTTGKPKGAVLTNGSVLRSKLDRDPALQADWERWDEDDVGLVAMPCFHIGGTGYGVTVMTNGATGVITREFDPGGVLDLIEAYGISKIFMVPAAMQIIVNQPRAREVDFSRLRHIAYGASPIPLDLLRQCIDVFQCGFVQMYGMTETSGTIAALPPEDHDPAGNERMRSIGKPLRGVEMQVIDTDGNVLPPREIGEIAIRTQANMREYWGRPEATAETIDAGGWLRTGDAGYTDEAGYFYLHDRVKDMIISGGENVYPAEVENAIYGHPAVADVAVVGVPDDKWGEAVKACVVLREGASGDAGEIIGWARERIAGYKCPKSVDFIPALPRNPSGKILRRELRAPYWEGRERQIS